In Streptomyces nodosus, one DNA window encodes the following:
- a CDS encoding PPA1309 family protein, whose amino-acid sequence MSNTPMAANPLTRAVLEIDEYASGLGWDQPARLFALVDTARLQAEEPSLAAQLGLEDETATTALTPIEQDEIPADRPLDEFLGTIAWPDAVVGCALTVERLMLPPSAESQVPQGLSGKKLTRWVAEHPERQEVRMTVAVLRDGARESALRLREKDAPAEVLTGPGLVPGLAEALSATFAD is encoded by the coding sequence ATGTCCAACACACCCATGGCAGCGAACCCGCTCACCCGGGCCGTGCTCGAGATCGACGAGTACGCCTCCGGCCTCGGCTGGGACCAGCCCGCTCGCCTCTTCGCCCTCGTCGACACGGCACGCCTGCAGGCCGAGGAGCCCTCGCTCGCGGCCCAGCTCGGCCTGGAGGACGAGACCGCCACCACCGCTCTCACCCCGATCGAGCAGGACGAGATCCCCGCCGACCGCCCGCTGGACGAGTTCCTCGGGACCATCGCCTGGCCCGACGCGGTGGTGGGCTGTGCGCTGACGGTGGAGCGGCTGATGCTGCCGCCGTCCGCGGAGTCCCAGGTCCCCCAGGGTCTCAGCGGGAAGAAGCTGACCCGGTGGGTCGCCGAGCACCCCGAACGCCAGGAGGTGCGGATGACGGTCGCGGTCCTGCGGGACGGCGCGCGCGAGTCGGCGCTCCGGCTGCGCGAGAAGGACGCACCGGCGGAGGTGCTGACCGGTCCCGGCCTGGTCCCGGGCCTGGCGGAGGCGCTCTCGGCGACCTTCGCGGACTGA